In the Desulfobacteraceae bacterium genome, CGGGTTTGAAACCATTTTTTGTCGTAGTTCAGGCAGACATCGCCGAAGTCCACGGGCAGCAGGCGGTTTTGCGGGTCAAGTTTGAGACGGTCCGGGATGGCGGCCAGCAGCGGCGAGTCGTGGGCCTGGAAGATGTCCGCCTTGAGGGCCCGGCTGAGATAGGTGTTGTCCACGCCGAAGAACACGTCCGCCATGGGGTTGGCCTTGGACAGGATCGCCTGGTTGAGGGCCGCGCCGGCATCCCCCGCCTTGAGAAACCGGAGCGTGGCCCCATGGGCCTGCTCGAAGGCGGCGACAGTTTGCCGGCTGATGCTGAAACTGTCGTGGGTCATGACGGTGAGCTGCGCAGTCTGGGCCGCCGCCTGGGAGAAAGCGGCGGTCAGCAGCAGGGCGGCGCCCCACAGCAGGGTCGAGACACGCGGTTTCATGGCACCCTCCTCCATCCAGTGGAATGAAAACAAACGAGCCGTTCTGCCAGGGCAGGAACGGCTCGAATCCCGCATCGGGTTTCCTACACCGGCATTACCCGGCTCAGGTTCAACGGTCGGACCCTCTTACGCCCTCAAAGGGTCCCTCTCAGCCCGGTTTCACCGGGCTCCCGGCAGACGCTATGTCAAATGATGGTCTTTTTTCCCAGGATTTCCAACGTATGATCTTTGGATCGCGGACGGACACCCCCTATATCACGGTCACATTGACGGCCGCTGGACCTTTCTGTCCCTCGGTAATTTCGAATGTGACCCGATCGCCCTCTTTGAGAGACTTGAAACCGGTGGCGTTGATGCCGGTGTGATGGACGAACACGTCAGGTCCGTTTTCCTGCTCGATAAACCCGTAGCCCTTGCTGTCATTAAACCATTTTACCACGCCCTCTGCCATTCTAACTCCTCCTTTCAACAAAAATTTTCAAGGTCCCGGGCCCTAGGCCGCAGAATCGGAGCGCGGTTGAGGCGCAGGACTCCGCCCGCATCCGATGCGGGCGTTTAAACACCCTGAATATAGCGTAAAAAGATAAAAATGCAATAAAATTGATGGACCGATAAAAATTCGAATTTTAAGATGGTGGTGAAAAAAGCCCAAGTTACGGCGCGCAAATCTCAGCGGCGTGAGGCGTACGACTAAACGCCGCAGCGACTTCGAGATGCCGCGCAACGCAGAAAATGGACTTTTTACGCCGCCATCAAAATTTCTGGCGCTGCGGCATCCCCGGGTTCATCGCCCGGAGGCAAAACCGCCAAGCCCGCAGGACCACGCTGAAAACCCGATCACAGCAGCGGCCACCGCGAGCGCCCAGAACTGGCAGCGTCTGCCCGGGGGGGCTTGCGCCAGTAGGGCAAATCCGCCCCCAAGCGTTGCGCCGGCGGCGAAACCGAAGAGGTGGGCGAGAAGATCGGAGTTTTGGGCCGTTCCCAGCAAGGCGAGCAGGGCCAGGCCCCCGCCCAGGGGCAGCAGCGCCCGGAAGCGCTCACCGGCAACGCGGATGCGGCGGGTGAACTGGATGGCGCTTAAAATTCCCAGCGCGCCGAAAATGGCCGTTGAACTCCCCACCGATAGGTGCCCCGAGCGGAAGAAGACGGCATTCAGGGCGTTGCCGAGGCCGCCGCTGACCAGCACCATCAGCCAGCCGAGGCCCCAGCCGCAGAGGGAGGCCACCGCCGCCCCGAAAAGGGCGATGCCCACCAGGTTGCCCACCAGATGGAGCCCACCGGCGTGGATCATCAGGGCCGTGATCGTACGGTGCCATTCTCCTTGGAGGATCGCTTCGGCCGAAGCGCCGCAGGCGCTGACGACCCGCTCGGGCGTGGCGCCGGAAATGCGCACCAGGTGCATCCCGGCAAGAAATGCCGCCGCCCACAGGCCGCTGAATATCCCCGGCGACGGTCGCCGGGTCGTGCCGGCAGGCTCCGGCGGCGGGTTCTCCACTTGGTAGCGTTCGAGGGCCTCACGGGCCCTGGGTGCGTCCTGCCGGGCGACCGAAAGGGTCCAGCCCTCCCCGGCGCGGCTCACGCTGTGGCGGATGTTCAACACCGAGCAGACCAGGCTGTAGGTTCGGGCCTGCTCGCGTGTCAGGTTGTCCATCAGGGGGATCATGCGCCGCTTTTTTCGCCGGGTTGTCGGGGGTGCATCGCCGCCGCCATCCTGTGGGATTATTTGTGGCCGCGGCCCTAAAGTATCGGCGCCCACGGCCGATCAAAATACTACATGCTTCTCGAATGTGCGTGCATCTTTTAACCCGGTCATCCTCAAAACAAAATAAAAAAAACTGCGGTGCCGCCGGTTGAAATAACGGCATTCAGAGAAGCATTCCTCCCGCGCGCAACGGCTGACGCAAAGGTCAGCGGATACGGTTTAAACTCAACTTCGCTCAGAAAGAAAGCGGCCCGCCCTCGGCGCCGCTTTCTTCGTTTTCAAGGCAACTGCCAGGGAGTTAGGGCGGCTGGCGGCCTTGCCAGGGGCGGCCGGGGTAATTAGCTTGCAGGAGTTTTTAATGCGCCGGCTTCCTTAAGATCAGCCCACCGGAGTCTGTCCCCGGAAACCTCAAAAACGCGCCCCGCGCGCCGGTGTGCGGCAGGCCGTTTGAAAGCGAAGGAACCCATGAGTGAGTTTAAAAACGACCAACTGTTGACCATCGTTACCCAAATCGCCGAGAAGCACGGCTGCAAGATCGTGGACATCGACCTGGAAAACCACACCCTCAATCTCGACGGTCCGGAATGCGACCAGGTGGCTTGCGCCATCGAACTGGAATCGGTGCTGGGCTGAGCCGGGCGCTCACCGCCCTCAGACCAGGTCCAGGGCCGCCCCCAGCTCCGAGAGCGTTATCTCCGTCACAACGGACCGGCCGATGTCCCTCAGCAGAACGAAGTGGACGCCGTCGCCGGTCCGCTTCTTGTCCTTGCCCAGGGCCTCCAGGACCGCTTCCCGATTGAAATCCATCCGTGTCGGCAGGCCCAGCTTGGCCAAGAGCGCCTGCAGACGCTGGTAGGCGGCCGGCGGCAGCAGTCCGCGCTGGACCGACAGCGCCGCGGAGATCAGCATGCCGACGGCGACCGCCTCGCCGTGCAGCGCGCCGGTGGTCTTTTCCAGAGCGTGGCCGAAGGTGTGGCCGAAATTGAGCTTGCGCCGCTCCCCCTGTTCGTGCTCGTCGCGTCGGACCACTGCCGCCTTGATGGCCACGCAGCGCGCCACCAGGTGGTTGATGACCTCCGGGTCGAGGGCCATGGCCGCCTGCCAGCGGCTTTCCAGATGGGCGAAGAGGGCGGCGTCGGCGATCGCGGCGTGTTTGACGATCTCGGCAAACCCCGACGTCAGCTCCCGCTCCGGCAGGCTGTGCAGCATCTGCGGGTCGCAGAGCACCAAGGCCGGCTGGCGAAACGTTCCCACCATGTTTTTGTACCCGCCGAAATTAACCCCGTTTTTCCCCCCGACGCTGGCGTCCACCTGTGCCAACAGCGAGGTGGGCACCAAAGCGCATTCCACCCCGCGCAGGTAGGTGGCGGCGACAAAGCCGGCGATGTCGCAGACGATCCCCCCCCCGATGCCCACGATAAAGGTCGATCGCTGGGCCTCCATCGCCACCAGGCGCTCGAAGATGGCCGCGACGGTTGCCAGCGTTTTGTTGGCCTCGCCGGTGCCGATGCGGATCACCTCGCACGGCGGAAAGCGCTCACCGTAGATCCGCCAGAGATTGGGGTCGGTGATGAGGACGCTTTGGGACAGCGGGATGCGCGCGGCCAGCCGGTCGAAATTTTCGCCGACGAGAATCGTGGAGGTCCCTTCTCTGCCCTGGATCGTGACGGGGGTCATGGGTCACTGCTCCTGGAAGGTCTCGAAGATCGACCGCACCTGCCGGCAGAGGGTTTCAAACTGATGCGGGTAAAGGGACTGAGCCCCGTCGCTCATGGCTTTTTCAGGGGCGTGGTGGACCTCCACCATCAGCCCGTGGGCGCCCACGGCCACCCCGGCGCGGCTCAGGGGGATCACCTGGTCCCGGCGGCCGCCGGCGTGGCTGGGGTCGATGATGATCGGCAGGTGGCTTTCCTTGCGGACCACCGGCACGGCCGAGATGTCCAGGGTGTTGCGGCTGTGGTTGACGAAGGTCCGCACGCCGCGCTCGCAGAGGATCACCGCGCTGTTGCCGCCCTCGAGGATGTATTCCGCGGCCATCAGCCACTCGTCGATGGTGGCGGCCATGCCGCGCTTGAGCATGACCGGTTTGCGGGCTTTTCCGGCCCGGCGCAGCAGGCTGAAGTTCTGCATGTTGCGGGTGCCGATCTGGATGATGTCGGCGTATTCCTCCACCAGGTCGAAGGTGTCGTCGTCCATGACCTCGGTGACCACCGGCAGGCCGGTGGTCTCGCGCACCTTGGCCAGGATTTTGAGGCCCTCCAGGCCCATCCCCTGGAAGGAGTAGGGAGAGGTCCGCGGTTTGAAGGCGCCGCCGCGGAAGATCTCGGCGCCCGCCTGCTTGACCAGCTTGGCGATGGTCATGGCCTGGGATTCGCTTTCGATGGCGCAGGGGCCGGCAATCAGGGTCATGTGGCCGTTGCCGATGACCACATCGCCGACGTGGATGATGGTGTCTTCCATCTGGGATTCCCGGCTGACCAGCTTGTAGGGCCGGGTGATGGGGACCGCCTCCTTGACGCCCGGCAGCCCCAAAAAGGCGTCGGCATCGATGGGCCCCTTGTTGTTGAGAATGCCGATGGAGACCCGCTCCCCGCCCGGAATGGGGCGCGCGGTGTAGCCGTTGGCCTCGATGGTGGCCACAACGGCCTGAATTTCCTGCGGTGTGGCGTTCTGGTTCATGACGATCAGCATGGGAGATCTCCTCTTGATGGGTGAAGACGGGATGATAAAAAAAACGCCGCGGGGCGGGCCCACGGCGTTTGAAACAAAAAGGACCGTGGGCTTTGGGGCCCGCGGTCCTGGGTCAGTTTTGGTCTGCCTGACGGCGCAAACTATCCGGTAACCGGCCGAAGCCCCTTGGGAGCGGGTCGCCACCACCAGTACCAAAGATAATTTTTCGGGCTGTCAGGTCTCATGATCGTTTGGCTTTAAACTCGGGAAACAAGGTTAAGTGTTTTTATTTTAGGGAAGCTCCCCGGGCTTTGTCAAGCGCTTTTTGGCGGTCCTTTGGCAACGTCTATTTCGGGGCCTCTTCGGCGGCTACCGGCTCCAGGAAGCTCTGGAGGTCCGCCGCGAAACTGTCCCGCCGCCATTGGGGGATGATGTAGGTCCAGGCGCCGAGGCGCTGGTTGAATGCGGCGATTTCAGCCGCCCGATCGGTGGGCGGGGCGTTTTCGCCTTCGGCCGCTGGCCCCTGGAAGGCGGCATGCAGCCGGAGATAGTGGGCCTCGGGGTTCTCGGGCAGGGCCGGCCCGATCGTCAGGGTGTAGGTGCTGCCGTCAAAGAGCCGGTATTCCAGCAGCAGATCGCCTGCGGCGGGGGCCGACGCCTTGGGATCGGCCACATCGTCGATCTCCAAGCCCGACAGG is a window encoding:
- a CDS encoding cold shock domain-containing protein, with the protein product MAEGVVKWFNDSKGYGFIEQENGPDVFVHHTGINATGFKSLKEGDRVTFEITEGQKGPAAVNVTVI
- the aroB gene encoding 3-dehydroquinate synthase, with product MTPVTIQGREGTSTILVGENFDRLAARIPLSQSVLITDPNLWRIYGERFPPCEVIRIGTGEANKTLATVAAIFERLVAMEAQRSTFIVGIGGGIVCDIAGFVAATYLRGVECALVPTSLLAQVDASVGGKNGVNFGGYKNMVGTFRQPALVLCDPQMLHSLPERELTSGFAEIVKHAAIADAALFAHLESRWQAAMALDPEVINHLVARCVAIKAAVVRRDEHEQGERRKLNFGHTFGHALEKTTGALHGEAVAVGMLISAALSVQRGLLPPAAYQRLQALLAKLGLPTRMDFNREAVLEALGKDKKRTGDGVHFVLLRDIGRSVVTEITLSELGAALDLV
- the aroF gene encoding 3-deoxy-7-phosphoheptulonate synthase — translated: MLIVMNQNATPQEIQAVVATIEANGYTARPIPGGERVSIGILNNKGPIDADAFLGLPGVKEAVPITRPYKLVSRESQMEDTIIHVGDVVIGNGHMTLIAGPCAIESESQAMTIAKLVKQAGAEIFRGGAFKPRTSPYSFQGMGLEGLKILAKVRETTGLPVVTEVMDDDTFDLVEEYADIIQIGTRNMQNFSLLRRAGKARKPVMLKRGMAATIDEWLMAAEYILEGGNSAVILCERGVRTFVNHSRNTLDISAVPVVRKESHLPIIIDPSHAGGRRDQVIPLSRAGVAVGAHGLMVEVHHAPEKAMSDGAQSLYPHQFETLCRQVRSIFETFQEQ
- a CDS encoding rhomboid family intramembrane serine protease yields the protein MIPLMDNLTREQARTYSLVCSVLNIRHSVSRAGEGWTLSVARQDAPRAREALERYQVENPPPEPAGTTRRPSPGIFSGLWAAAFLAGMHLVRISGATPERVVSACGASAEAILQGEWHRTITALMIHAGGLHLVGNLVGIALFGAAVASLCGWGLGWLMVLVSGGLGNALNAVFFRSGHLSVGSSTAIFGALGILSAIQFTRRIRVAGERFRALLPLGGGLALLALLGTAQNSDLLAHLFGFAAGATLGGGFALLAQAPPGRRCQFWALAVAAAVIGFSAWSCGLGGFASGR